A window of Hevea brasiliensis isolate MT/VB/25A 57/8 chromosome 14, ASM3005281v1, whole genome shotgun sequence contains these coding sequences:
- the LOC110652929 gene encoding disease resistance protein TAO1-like, whose translation MYEVNDNLVLSSTAFQKMYNLRILKFFNDSNSSRGQLQLPSGLEFLPEGLRYLHWDRYPLNYLPLKCCTKYLAELRMPLSNLTDLWNGDEALGNLKLLDLTSSMKLTRVPDLSRFPNLEVLRLGGCRSLIEIPSSIGELKCLKEIDLLRCFKLHRIPQSICNLKSLTVLGMSDFLNVTELPENIGDLEFLETLEIVRIGIKALPSSINQLENLVSLRCRGCKGLTLPPLTGLSRLRDMSLDECGIIEIPQSLGLLVSLRSLSLTENNFESIPASIKQLSKLKLLYLFGCKRLKCLPELPSCLRNLSLGNCTSLKCLPELPSCLRNLSLGNCTSLKCLPELPSCLIDLSLGNCTSLESASTSFLFPEHKDEDRIENFLDFSNCISLDKEKVMEDVLETHLLKHKIVRLCIPGDEVPQRMRYKNQSGSSLSFTLDQPNLIGVSLCLVFYPKNYYGYYVRFNCEAQFIDKSGHNSKNSKFSFQGHWITDPLESEHVYLWNELLYSSDRFVEAKFQFFIEEASFPYYIEHFSLKPQHNSGAIIKCGVLPIVRDDFLCRDKKRSRNQEDEEEEPSPLRMKQDPKPYNSTTATAESH comes from the exons ATGTATGAGGTGAATGATAATTTGGTGCTAAGTTCCACAGCCTTCCAGAAGATGTACAATCTTAGAATCCTCAAATTCTTCAATGATTCTAATTCTAGTCGAGGACAATTGCAGCTTCCTAGCGGCCTTGAATTTCTACCAGAAGGGCTAAGATATCTTCACTGGGATAGATACCCTTTGAATTATTTGCCATTGAAGTGTTGCACAAAATATCTTGCGGAACTCCGCATGCCCTTGAGCAACCTCACAGATCTTTGGAATGGAGATGAG GCTCTTGGAAATTTGAAACTTTTAGACCTCACCAGCTCTATGAAGCTGACCAGAGTTCCAGACTTGTCTAGATTCCCAAATCTTGAGGTTTTACGTTTGGGCGGATGCAGAAGCTTGATTGAGATTCCTAGCAGCATTGGCGAGTTAAAATGTCTAAAAGAAATTGATCTACTGAGATGCTTTAAACTGCATCGTATTCCCCAAAGCATCTGCAATCTGAAATCTCTTACAGTCCTTGGGATGTCAGATTTTTTGAATGTCACTGAATTGCCAGAGAACATAGGGGATTTAGAATTTCTAGAGACCCTTGAAATAGTTCGCATTGGAATAAAAGCATTACCATCCTCCATCAATCAATTGGAAAATTTGGTTTCCTTAAGGTGTAGAGGCTGTAAAGGTTTGACATTGCCTCCTTTGACAGGTTTGTCCCGCTTACGGGACATGAGTTTAGATGAGTGTGGTATAATAGAAATTCCCCAGAGTCTTGGGCTTTTAGTCTCATTGAGATCCTTAAGTTTAACTGAAAACAATTTTGAGAGCATACCTGCAAGCATTAAACAACTATCTAAGTTGAAACTGCTTTACTTATTTGGTTGCAAGAGACTCAAATGTTTACCAGAGCTTCCATCATGCTTAAGAAATTTGTCTTTAGGGAATTGCACATCTCTCAAATGTTTACCAGAGCTTCCATCATGCTTAAGAAATTTGTCTTTAGGGAATTGCACATCTCTCAAATGTTTACCAGAGCTTCCATCATGCTTAATAGATTTGTCTTTAGGGAATTGCACATCTCTGGAATCAGCATCAACTTCTTTCCTTTTCCCAGAACACAAAGACGAAGATCGAATTGAAAATTTTCTTGACTTTAGTAATTGCATCAGTTTGGATAAGGAGAAAGTGATGGAGGATGTATTGGAAACGCATCTGTTGAAACACAAG ATTGTTCGTTTGTGTATTCCCGGGGATGAAGTGCCTCAAAGGATGAGATATAAGAACCAGAGTGGATCTTCTCTTTCATTCACACTAGATCAGCCTAACTTGATTGGTGTTTCTTTATGCCTTgttttttatcccaaaaattattaTGGTTATTATGTTAGGTTTAATTGCGAAGCCCAATTCATTGATAAATCTGGACACAACAGTAAAAATTCCAAGTTCAGTTTCCAGGGTCACTGGATAACTGATCCGTTGGAATCAGAACATGTGTACCTTTGGAATGAATTGCTCTACAGTTCCGACAGGTTCGTTGAGGCCAAATTTCAGTTCTTCATTGAAGAGGCCTCGTTTCCGTACTACATTGAACATTTTTCACTCAAGCCACAACATAATTCCGGGGCTATAATTAAGTGTGGGGTACTTCCTATAGTTCGAGATGATTTTCTCTGCAGAGATAAAAAGAGAAGCAGAAATCAAGAAGATGAGGAAGAAGAACCTTCTCCCCTAAGAATGAAACAAGACCCAAAACCTTACAACAG CACTACCGCCACAGCAGAGTCTCATTAA
- the LOC131172669 gene encoding putative disease resistance protein At4g11170 isoform X1 has translation MASTSSTRPSYDVFISYRGKDIRDGFVSHLFNAFQQKKINTFLDENLCKGEEISPALLAAIEESYVSVVIFSDNYADSSWCLNELVKILECRKTLGQIVLPVFYHVDPTDVQELTGNFGKAFTIAKHGEELKGCLDRVEQWRHALMEISIITEWDSRNFKSESKLVVKIVNDVWEKLGCFSSSDSPIDNLVGLESPVMKAESLLSIESTDNKRVIGIWGMGGIGKTTIANEVYS, from the exons ATGGCTTCTACTTCTTCAACCCGTCCCAGCTATGATGTTTTTATTAGCTATAGAGGCAAAGATATTCGAGATGGTTTTGTCTCTCATCTCTTTAATGCTTTCCAGCAAAAAAAAATCAATACCTTCTTGGATGAAAACCTTTGTAAAGGAGAAGAGATCTCACCAGctctcttggcagcaattgaagaATCATATGTCTCAGTGGTGATTTTCTCTGATAATTATGCCGATTCCTCATGGTGCTTGAATGAGCTTGTGAAGATACTTGAATGCAGAAAAACATTAGGACAAATAGTCTTACCAGTTTTTTACCATGTAGATCCGACCGATGTTCAAGagctgactgggaattttgggaaggCATTTACTATTGCTAAGCATGGAGAAGAACTCAAAGGTTGTTTAGACAGGGTGGAACAATGGCGCCATGCTTTGATGGAAATAAGCATTATAACAGAATGGGATTCACGGAATTTCAA GTCTGAATCCAAACTAGTTGTGAAAATAGTTAATGATGTTTGGGAGAAATTAGGTTGCTTCTCTTCAAGTGATTCTCCCATTGACAACTTAGTTGGACTTGAGTCACCTGTAATGAAAGCGGAATCCTTATTAAGTATTGAATCAACGGATAATAAAAGAGTCATAGGAATTTGGGGTATGGGAGGTATTGGCAAGACAACTATTGCCAATGAAGTATATAGTTGA
- the LOC131172669 gene encoding probable disease resistance protein RPP1 isoform X2 yields the protein MPIPHDPTDVQELTGNFGKAFTIAKHGEELKGCLDRVEQWRHALMEISIITEWDSRNFKSESKLVVKIVNDVWEKLGCFSSSDSPIDNLVGLESPVMKAESLLSIESTDNKRVIGIWGMGGIGKTTIANEVYS from the exons ATGCCGATTCCTCATG ATCCGACCGATGTTCAAGagctgactgggaattttgggaaggCATTTACTATTGCTAAGCATGGAGAAGAACTCAAAGGTTGTTTAGACAGGGTGGAACAATGGCGCCATGCTTTGATGGAAATAAGCATTATAACAGAATGGGATTCACGGAATTTCAA GTCTGAATCCAAACTAGTTGTGAAAATAGTTAATGATGTTTGGGAGAAATTAGGTTGCTTCTCTTCAAGTGATTCTCCCATTGACAACTTAGTTGGACTTGAGTCACCTGTAATGAAAGCGGAATCCTTATTAAGTATTGAATCAACGGATAATAAAAGAGTCATAGGAATTTGGGGTATGGGAGGTATTGGCAAGACAACTATTGCCAATGAAGTATATAGTTGA
- the LOC131169026 gene encoding putative disease resistance protein At4g11170, with amino-acid sequence MASTSSTRPSYDVFISYRGKNIRDGFVSHLLNAFQQKQINAFLDENHCKGEDISPALLATIEESYVSVVIFSQNYADSSWCLDELVKILGCRKTLGQLVLPVFYHVDPTDVQELTGNFGEAFTIAKHGEELKGCLDRVEQWCHALMEISNIKEWDSRNFKFESKLVAKIVNDVWEKLGCFSSSDSPIDNLVGLESPVMKAESLLSIESTDNKRVIGIWGMVGIDRTTITNEVYSRKLIQI; translated from the exons ATGGCTTCTACTTCTTCAACCCGTCCCAGCTATGATGTTTTTATTAGCTATAGAGGCAAAAATATTCGAGATGGTTTTGTCTCCCATCTCTTGAATGCTTTCCAGCAAAAACAAATCAATGCCTTCTTGGATGAAAACCATTGTAAAGGAGAAGATATCTCACCAGCTCTCTTGGCAACAATTGAAGAATCATATGTCTCAGTAGTGATTTTCTCTCAAAATTATGCCGATTCTTCATGGTGCTTGGATGAGCTTGTGAAGATACTTGGATGCAGGAAAACATTAGGACAATTAGTCCTACCAGTTTTTTACCATGTAGATCCAACTGATGTTCAAGagctgactgggaattttggggagGCATTTACTATTGCTAAGCATGGAGAAGAACTCAAAGGCTGTTTAGACAGGGTGGAACAATGGTGCCATGCTTTGATGGAAATAAGCAATATAAAAGAATGGGATTCACGGAATTTCAA GTTTGAATCCAAACTAGTTGCGAAAATAGTTAATGATGTTTGGGAGAAATTAGGTTGCTTCTCTTCAAGTGATTCTCCCATTGACAACTTAGTTGGACTTGAGTCGCCTGTAATGAAAGCGGAATCCTTATTAAGTATTGAATCAACGGATAATAAAAGAGTCATAGGAATTTGGGGTATGGTAGGTATTGACAGGACAACTATTACTAATGAAGTATACAGTCGAAAACTCATACAAATTTGA
- the LOC131172692 gene encoding disease resistance protein RML1A-like, with protein sequence MAACPAGTLFGVLRSDCKDKGGNNFESAPASIKKLPKLKYLGLNDCKRLKSLPELPCLEDKDEDLLYENKNNNEESYLDFHNCINLDKDVCEKVTEDVFVKHLLQHKGCKSLVEIPSSLQNLIKLTDQDYVLTGNIVQTLLAKKPSTTASTSSTPPDMASTSSTPPDQYKKWDAFISFRGKDIRKDFLSHLLKALFGKQIKAFLDENLDKGKEISSSLLETIEESYISVVIFSENYAESPWCLDELVKILQCKKTLGQIVLPVFYRVDPTDVQELRGNFGEAFSQAQHGEEVKKVEEWCHALKEISNLAGWDSQSRNIKSESELVEEIVNVVLEKLNDTFKGDYENDDLIGIESRVKKMEELLFSESVNDKRVVGIWGMGGIGKTTLAEEVFHRIKAKFDSHCFVANVREEIMKRERWIYRYTSFGAFMRRRLQSKKVLIVFDDVDDPNDLKFLGGICDWYNMGSRIIITSRDRQTLINVCLEKCIYEVKKLIDREALRLFSLYAFKQDHPKERYEKLSVMAIRYAQGNPLALRVFGSNMYKKGIEEWESELKKLKEIPDLNIQNVLRISYDKLDRHKKNIFLHIACFFKGEPRGDVERILDACGLSARSTISCLIDKSLITISSNNVVGMHDLLQQMGKEIAYEESKQPGASIRLWNYNDICRVLSTETGTQNVESILLDMHEVKDNLVLSSTAFKKMYALRFLKFFNVSNSGQGQVLLPSSLEFLPEGLRYLYWDRYPSKYLPLKGCTKYLVELHMPSSNLKELWNGDEARVIDLGNLRLLDLRDSSELTRVPDLSSVPNLEFLSLRGCLSLIEIPSSICNLKSLTLLDISFYQNVNGLPENIGNLELLQELNIFSSRIKALPSSINQLKNLVDLNCGLCEGLTLPPLTGLSCLLDMSLNYSGILEIPQSLGCLVSLTYLHLAESNFESIPASIKQLSQLETLWLDGCKRLKLLPELPCLERLHASGCTSLESASTSFLFTEHEVEYRIATFLEFRNCINLDKEKVMEDVLETHLLNDEIVELCIPGDEVPQRMRYKNQRGSSLSFTLDKPNLIAVSLCLVFNPKNHYCDFVLLTCEAQFIDKSGHNSDFVFDFPHLLAVDGLESKHVCLWNKLFNMEDSFVEASFQFCLYKYSSSLQGAGPYTEGMIKCGVHPIYVRDKCWLQR encoded by the exons ATGGCTGCATGTCCGGCGGGAACCTTGTTTGGTGTATTGAGATCCGATTGCAAAGACAAAG GTGGAAACAATTTTGAGAGCGCACCTGCAAGCATTAAAAAACTGCCGAAGTTGAAATATCTCGGATTAAATGATTGCAAGAGACTTAAATCTTTACCAGAGCTTCCATGCTTAGAAGACAAAGATGAAGACTTATTATATGAAAACAAAAACAATAACGAAGAATCATATCTTGACTttcataattgcatcaatttggaCAAGGATGTATGTGAGAAAGTAACGGAGGACGTATTTGTAAAGCATCTGTTGCAACACAAG GGATGTAAAAGTTTGGTTGAGATTCCCTCATCTCTTCAAAATCTGATCAAGCTTACTGATCAAGATTACG TTCTCACGGGAAATATTGTTCAAACTCTGCTTGCAAAAAAGCCTTCTACCACGGCTTCTACGTCTTCTACTCCTCCAGACATGGCTTCTACTTCTTCTACTCCTCCAGATCAGTACAAGAAATGGGATGCTTTCATTAGTTTTAGAGGCAAAGATATCCGTAAGGATTTTCTCTCCCATCTCTTGAAAGCTTTGTTTGGAAAACAAATCAAAGCCTTCTTGGATGAAAACCttgataaaggaaaagagatatcCAGTTCTCTCCTCGAAACAATTGAAGAATCATACATCTCAGTGGTGATATTCTCTGAAAATTATGCAGAGTCTCCATGGTGCTTAGATGAGCTCGTGAAGATACTTCAATGCAAGAAAACATTAGGACAAATAGTCCTACCAGTTTTTTATCGTGTAGATCCAACTGATGTTCAAGAGCTGAGAGGGAATTTTGGAGAGGCATTCTCTCAGGCTCAGCATGGAGAAGAAGTAAAAAAGGTGGAGGAATGGTGCCATGCTTTGAAAGAAATCAGCAACTTAGCAGGATGGGACTCACAGTCACGGAATATCAA GTCTGAGTCCGAACTAGTTGAGGAAATAGTAAATGTTGTTTTGGAGAAATTAAATGACACCTTTAAAGGTGATTATGAGAATGATGATTTAATTGGAATTGAATCACGTGTGAAGAAAATGGAAGAATTATTATTTTCTGAATCAGTAAATGATAAACGAGTTGTAGGAATTTGGGGGATGGGAGGTATTGGAAAGACAACTCTTGCTGAAGAAGTATTTCATCGAATCAAGGCTAAATTTGATAGTCACTGCTTTGTTGCCAATGTTAGAGAAGAAATAATGAA GAGAGAAAGATGGATATATAGATACACCTCATTTGGGGCTTTCATGAGGAGAAGACTTCAAAGTAAAAAAGTACTCATTGTCTTTGATGATGTAGATGATCCAAACGATTTAAAGTTTTTAGGTGGAATTTGTGATTGGTACAATATGGGAAGTAGAATAATTATAACCAGCAGGGATAGGCAAACACTTATAAATGTTTGCCTTGAGAAGTGTATATATGaggttaaaaaattaattgatcgTGAAGCTCTTCGTCTCTTTAGCTTATATGCCTTCAAACAAGATCATCCCAAAGAAAGATATGAGAAGCTATCGGTGATGGCAATAAGATATGCTCAAGGCAATCCGTTGGCTCTTAGAGTTTTTGGCTCTAATATGTATAAAAAGGGTATAGAAGAATGGGAAAGTGAGTTGAAAAAACTGAAAGAAATTCCTGATTTGAACATTCAAAATGTCCTGAGAATAAGTTATGATAAACTAGATCGTCATAAAAAAAACATATTTCTTCATATTGCATGTTTCTTTAAGGGGGAGCCTAGAGGTGATGTTGAGAGAATACTAGATGCTTGTGGTTTATCTGCAAGAAGTACAATAAGTTGTCTAATTGATAAATCTCTCATAACCATTTCATCAAACAATGTTGTTGGTATGCATGACTTGTTGCAACAAATGGGCAAGGAAATTGCTTATGAGGAATCCAAACAACCTGGAGCAAGCATCAGGTTATGGAATTACAATGATATTTGTCGTGTATTGTCAACAGAAACG GGAACTCAAAATGTTGAAAGCATATTACTTGACATGCATGAGGTGAAGGATAATTTGGTGCTAAGTTCCACAGCCTTCAAGAAGATGTACGCTCTTAGATTCCTCAAATTCTTCAATGTTTCTAATTCCGGACAAGGACAAGTGCTGCTTCCTAGCAGCCTTGAATTTCTACCAGAAGGGCTAAGATATCTTTACTGGGATAGATACCCTTCGAAGTATTTGCCTTTGAAGGGTTGCACAAAATATCTTGTAGAACTCCACATGCCTAGTAGCAACCTCAAAGAACTTTGGAACGGAGATGAGGCAAGAGTTATT GATCTTGGAAATCTGAGACTTTTAGACCTCAGAGACTCTTCTGAGCTGACCAGAGTTCCAGACTTGTCTAGCGTCCCAAATCTtgagtttttaagtttgagggGTTGTTTAAGCTTGATTGAGATTCCTAGCAGCATCTGCAATCTGAAATCTCTTACACTCCTTGATATCTCATTTTATCAGAATGTCAATGGATTGCCAGAGAACATAGGGAATTTAGAATTGCTGCAGGAACTTAATATATTTTCAAGTAGAATAAAAGCATTACCATCCTCCATCAATCAATTGAAAAATTTGGTAGACTTAAATTGTGGTTTATGTGAAGGTTTGACATTGCCTCCTTTGACAGGTTTGTCCTGTTTGCTGGATATGTCTTTAAATTACTCTGGTATATTAGAAATTCCCCAGAGTCTTGGGTGTTTAGTGTCATTGACATACTTACATTTAGCTGAAAGCAATTTTGAGAGTATACCTGCAAGCATTAAACAACTATCTCAGTTGGAAACACTTTGGTTAGATGGTTGCAAGAGACTTAAATTATTACCAGAGCTTCCCTGCTTAGAAAGATTGCATGCATCGGGTTGCACATCTTTGGAATCTGCATCAACTTCATTCCTTTTCACAGAACACGAAGTCGAATATAGAATTGCAACTTTTCTTGAATTTCGTAATTGCATCAATTTGGATAAGGAGAAAGTAATGGAGGATGTATTGGAAACGCATCTGTTGAACGATGAG ATTGTAGAATTATGTATACCCGGGGATGAAGTGCCTCAAAGGATGAGATATAAGAACCAGAGAGGATCTTCACTCTCATTCACGCTAGATAAGCCAAACTTGATTGCTGTTTCTTTATGCCTTGTTTTTAATCCCAAAAATCATTATTGTGATTTTGTTCTCCTTACTTGCGAAGCCCAATTCATTGATAAATCTGGACATAACAGTGATTTCGTTTTTGATTTCCCTCATTTATTGGCGGTTGATGGGTTAGAATCAAAACATGTGTGTCTTTGGAATAAATTGTTCAACATGGAAGACAGTTTCGTTGAGGCCTCATTTCAGTTCTGCCTTTACAAGTACTCATCCTCACTTCAAGGTGCGGGTCCATATACCGAGGGTATGATTAAATGTGGGGTACATCCTATATATGTTCGAGACAAATGTTGGTTGCAGAGATAA